One Candidatus Devosia phytovorans genomic window carries:
- a CDS encoding DUF2125 domain-containing protein: protein MKKRIIILGCVVIAVVGIWSAAWFVLAGMVKQNIEAMAQADGVLKPNVTCETLNIGGFPFRFDADCVNARIVSGDVVVDVPGIRASIRVYAPTHLLAWAQGPVQLSDNFTGTRNAVAWSSLEASVRLDNWRIARASISGKDLVWSDTLFGNSVIAQSPLTELHLFDIPEQHDAERKTAALAVYAKADTLAWPGLTLTDTNAEVQLEMSGLPDDVRTWGDPLLLPAIQQAGGKLNVVSVRATDAASTLEANGVLGVDDQALLDGQIGIASTGVAERIGPMIEEPWRTLVLGTPGQDGAYTNQLTFKAGAIFSGLVPIASIPPLY from the coding sequence GTGCTGGCGGGCATGGTGAAGCAGAATATCGAAGCCATGGCACAGGCCGATGGCGTGTTGAAGCCCAATGTCACCTGCGAAACGCTCAATATCGGGGGCTTCCCCTTCCGTTTCGATGCCGATTGCGTCAATGCGCGGATTGTCAGTGGTGATGTGGTGGTGGATGTGCCGGGCATTCGCGCCAGCATACGCGTCTATGCACCGACCCATCTTCTCGCCTGGGCGCAGGGACCGGTTCAGCTCAGCGATAATTTCACCGGCACGCGCAATGCGGTGGCCTGGTCCAGCCTTGAGGCCAGTGTCCGGCTCGACAATTGGCGGATTGCCCGCGCCTCGATCTCGGGCAAGGACTTGGTCTGGAGCGATACGCTGTTCGGCAATTCGGTGATTGCGCAGAGCCCGCTGACCGAACTGCATCTGTTCGACATTCCCGAGCAACATGATGCAGAGCGCAAAACGGCGGCGCTAGCCGTTTATGCCAAGGCCGACACACTCGCCTGGCCGGGACTGACGCTGACCGATACCAATGCCGAAGTGCAGCTCGAGATGAGCGGACTGCCCGACGATGTGCGGACCTGGGGTGACCCGCTGCTGCTGCCTGCGATCCAGCAAGCCGGTGGCAAACTCAATGTTGTGTCGGTACGAGCGACGGACGCGGCTTCCACGCTGGAAGCCAATGGTGTGCTGGGTGTTGACGACCAGGCGCTGCTTGATGGCCAGATCGGTATAGCCTCGACCGGCGTGGCCGAACGCATCGGTCCGATGATCGAAGAGCCTTGGCGCACACTGGTGCTGGGCACGCCGGGGCAGGATGGGGCCTATACCAATCAGCTGACCTTCAAGGCCGGCGCGATCTTTTCCGGTCTTGTTCCGATCGCCAGCATACCGCCACTATACTAG